One Ferviditalea candida DNA window includes the following coding sequences:
- a CDS encoding (Fe-S)-binding protein, protein MKVSLFITCLSDIFFPEVGKSVVEILERHGVEVDFPEGQTCCGQPAYNSGYVKDAKKAAKQLIQAFSHSDYVVAPSGSCVSMVRHYYKEMFKDEEEWVAKADRLSQITYEFTEFLVNVLGITDAGAELHGVATYHQSCHMSRGLGVRNEPMQLLSEVKGLEVKELPYRQDCCGFGGTFAAKMSEISEKMVDEKIKNIESTGAEVLIGADMGCLMNIGGRLRRQGKEIEVMHISEVLAKGKRK, encoded by the coding sequence ATGAAGGTTTCATTATTTATCACCTGTCTATCGGATATTTTTTTCCCCGAAGTCGGGAAATCTGTTGTGGAAATTTTGGAAAGGCACGGAGTGGAGGTGGATTTTCCCGAAGGGCAAACCTGCTGCGGGCAGCCTGCCTATAACAGCGGGTATGTCAAGGATGCCAAGAAGGCAGCCAAACAGCTTATTCAGGCATTCAGCCACAGCGATTATGTCGTAGCGCCGTCCGGCTCCTGTGTCTCGATGGTGCGCCACTACTATAAAGAGATGTTCAAGGATGAAGAGGAATGGGTTGCGAAAGCCGACCGTTTATCTCAAATAACATATGAGTTCACGGAATTCCTTGTCAACGTCTTAGGGATTACCGATGCGGGAGCGGAGCTTCACGGGGTGGCGACCTATCATCAATCGTGCCATATGAGCCGGGGATTGGGGGTCCGGAATGAGCCGATGCAGCTGTTGTCCGAAGTGAAAGGACTGGAAGTGAAGGAGCTGCCCTACCGTCAAGACTGCTGCGGATTTGGCGGCACGTTTGCCGCGAAAATGAGCGAAATCTCCGAAAAAATGGTCGATGAGAAAATCAAAAACATCGAGTCCACCGGAGCCGAAGTGCTGATCGGAGCGGATATGGGATGCCTGATGAATATCGGCGGCCGTTTGCGCAGACAGGGAAAAGAGATTGAAGTCATGCATATATCTGAGGTTTTGGCAAAGGGGAAACGGAAATGA
- a CDS encoding PTS sugar transporter subunit IIA: MNISDIISKETICLHLQAGSKREAIEQMSAMFTQSGHVTEPALFVSDVFVREATGSTGIGFGVAIPHGKSAAVSKPGLAFAKFAQPVEWNSLDNKPVTMAFLIGVPQQQAGQEHLKILTLISRKLVHESFREQLQNAGSAEDILQLLQF; this comes from the coding sequence TTGAACATCAGCGATATAATCAGTAAAGAAACGATTTGTCTTCACCTTCAGGCGGGAAGCAAACGCGAGGCTATCGAACAAATGTCGGCGATGTTCACACAATCGGGACATGTGACTGAACCCGCTCTTTTCGTCAGCGACGTATTCGTCCGGGAAGCGACAGGCTCGACCGGCATCGGCTTCGGCGTGGCGATTCCGCACGGAAAATCAGCAGCGGTAAGCAAACCTGGACTCGCGTTCGCCAAATTTGCGCAGCCGGTGGAATGGAACTCTCTCGATAACAAGCCTGTCACGATGGCATTCCTCATCGGGGTACCGCAGCAACAAGCGGGACAGGAGCATCTGAAAATATTGACATTGATTTCCAGGAAGCTCGTTCACGAATCGTTCCGGGAACAGTTGCAGAATGCCGGATCGGCCGAAGATATTTTGCAGTTGCTGCAGTTTTAA
- a CDS encoding PAS domain S-box protein, with translation MNEVLILESLADGYYEIDMNGRFTFLNHSLCAILGYSKDELIGMKFINLMDQRMANKIDSTLNRVYHSNEPVKSVEWEYVRKDGSKRFAEGSISVVKNNEGHSIGFRGIIRDVTERKRAGKELLDTKVKLESFINNSSDAIVIVDLEGNTVQVNPAFEKMFGWNEQEVIGRLVPIVPDDLIEEATEIFTKVFSGAGITEHDTIRKRKDGSLIHVSVMVSLIKDGQGNVIATAGILRDITERKTMEKAIRESEEKYRLIAENTSDLIAIVGVDRKLKYASPSHQMILGFSPESLPLNLLYPEDIQVVHKVFSEIIQTRKPCQFEFRYQHKDGHWVDLETFGTPVIGENGDVESIVLVSRDVTKRREAQQQLRESEERYRSLFEHNPDMVFSLDPNGNFISVNTSGFRISGYPVEELYQKSFISLVVTKDARRISQYLKRAIQGQPQNYETAIFHKNRGSIDLSVTNIPITVENKIVGIYGIAKDITELKRTEDLLRKSEKLAVVGQLAAGVAHEIRNPLTAIRGFVQILKSKLCEHKEYFTIMLTELDRIELIISEFLVLAKPQVVKFEQRDLRNILEDIIRLLGTQAIMNNVQFLTEIEDEIPSIQCAANHLKQVFINVLKNAIDAMPNGGEILIQAKMKDSHKLLIRFADQGCGISEERLPRLGEPFYTTKEKGTGLGLMISYKIIEDHAGSMIISSEVNKGTTVDIILPISNKFGADD, from the coding sequence ATGAATGAAGTTCTTATTCTGGAAAGTCTTGCAGACGGTTATTATGAAATCGATATGAATGGCAGGTTTACGTTTTTGAATCATTCATTATGTGCCATTCTTGGATATTCCAAAGATGAATTGATTGGAATGAAATTTATAAATCTCATGGATCAACGAATGGCGAATAAAATAGATTCCACCTTAAATAGAGTTTATCATTCTAATGAGCCTGTCAAATCAGTAGAGTGGGAGTATGTTCGAAAAGACGGCTCTAAAAGATTCGCTGAGGGTTCAATATCTGTTGTCAAGAATAATGAAGGGCATTCGATCGGTTTTCGGGGGATTATTCGAGATGTTACTGAACGAAAGAGGGCGGGAAAGGAACTTTTAGACACTAAGGTAAAACTGGAATCTTTTATCAATAACAGTTCAGACGCTATTGTTATCGTTGATTTGGAAGGGAATACCGTTCAAGTTAACCCTGCTTTCGAAAAAATGTTTGGTTGGAACGAGCAAGAGGTAATTGGCCGATTAGTGCCTATTGTTCCCGACGATTTGATAGAAGAGGCGACGGAGATTTTTACGAAGGTGTTTTCGGGGGCAGGTATTACGGAGCATGATACAATTCGAAAAAGAAAAGACGGGAGTCTGATTCACGTAAGCGTGATGGTCTCGCTTATAAAAGACGGACAGGGAAATGTTATTGCCACTGCCGGTATTTTAAGGGATATCACTGAGAGGAAAACAATGGAAAAGGCCATTCGGGAAAGTGAGGAAAAATACCGTCTTATAGCAGAAAATACGTCGGATTTAATTGCTATTGTAGGAGTAGACAGAAAACTGAAGTATGCTTCTCCGTCGCATCAAATGATTTTAGGGTTTTCACCGGAGTCATTGCCGCTCAACTTGCTTTATCCTGAAGACATTCAAGTCGTGCATAAAGTTTTCTCAGAAATAATTCAAACCCGAAAACCGTGTCAGTTTGAATTTCGCTATCAACATAAGGATGGCCATTGGGTTGATCTTGAGACGTTTGGTACGCCTGTGATCGGTGAAAATGGAGATGTGGAAAGTATTGTCCTCGTTTCTCGTGATGTAACCAAGCGCAGGGAGGCCCAACAACAATTAAGAGAGAGTGAGGAACGATATCGATCACTCTTTGAACATAATCCTGATATGGTTTTTTCACTCGATCCCAATGGAAATTTCATTAGTGTAAATACATCCGGTTTCAGGATTTCAGGATATCCGGTTGAAGAACTTTATCAAAAGTCGTTTATATCTCTGGTAGTTACAAAAGATGCAAGGAGAATATCGCAATATTTAAAGAGGGCAATTCAAGGACAACCGCAGAATTATGAAACTGCTATTTTTCACAAGAATAGGGGGAGTATTGACCTTTCAGTTACAAATATCCCTATTACCGTAGAAAATAAAATCGTGGGTATTTATGGAATTGCAAAGGATATTACCGAATTAAAAAGGACGGAGGATTTGCTGCGGAAATCGGAAAAGCTGGCTGTTGTAGGTCAATTGGCAGCAGGAGTCGCTCATGAGATCCGCAATCCATTAACGGCTATACGAGGATTTGTTCAAATTCTGAAGTCTAAGCTGTGTGAACATAAAGAATATTTTACTATCATGCTAACCGAGTTGGATCGTATTGAGCTCATCATTAGTGAATTTCTTGTACTTGCCAAACCTCAGGTTGTAAAGTTTGAACAAAGAGATCTTCGGAATATCTTGGAAGATATTATTAGGCTGCTTGGTACCCAGGCTATCATGAATAATGTTCAATTTTTGACTGAGATCGAGGATGAAATTCCTTCTATCCAATGTGCGGCAAACCATTTAAAACAAGTGTTCATCAACGTTCTAAAAAATGCAATTGATGCAATGCCGAACGGGGGGGAAATTCTAATTCAAGCAAAGATGAAAGATTCTCACAAACTGTTGATTCGTTTTGCTGACCAGGGATGTGGAATTTCGGAGGAACGGTTGCCAAGGTTGGGAGAACCTTTTTATACCACCAAAGAAAAAGGCACCGGATTAGGGTTGATGATCAGTTATAAAATTATTGAAGATCATGCGGGGAGTATGATCATTTCGAGTGAGGTAAATAAAGGGACCACCGTTGATATCATTTTGCCTATCTCGAATAAGTTTGGTGCTGACGACTAG
- the pfkB gene encoding 1-phosphofructokinase, protein MKPTVLTVTFNPSLDKTIVLDELRIGSLNRARQVRLDPGGKGINVAKLLHDFQLPVVAAGLYGGDEGNELAKLLRTTGLTVDFLQVAGRTRTNLKIVDASAKTTTEINEPGAEISPRDLQAVMDRIRDNLKGATHLVLAGSLPPGVPASVYAELIRAAKNSNIITVLDADGDALKQGVSAGPYALKPNIHELEQWSGKSLKSDEEIVAAGREMIANGVSLILVSMGEKGSIAINETETFRVRPFPITIKSSVGAGDSMVAALIYCMLNGKSLKETAAITSAAGTLTASKEGTQVCSLSEVLEHVHLVSVQPISNNK, encoded by the coding sequence ATGAAACCAACTGTGTTAACCGTTACATTTAACCCGTCTTTAGACAAAACGATCGTACTCGACGAGCTCCGGATAGGTAGCTTGAACCGAGCTCGGCAAGTCCGCCTCGATCCCGGCGGCAAAGGGATTAACGTTGCCAAGCTGCTTCACGACTTTCAGCTTCCGGTCGTTGCTGCGGGGCTGTATGGCGGGGATGAAGGGAACGAGCTTGCGAAGCTTTTGCGGACTACGGGGCTAACCGTCGACTTCTTGCAAGTAGCAGGGCGGACACGCACGAATTTAAAAATTGTTGACGCTTCCGCAAAAACGACGACGGAAATTAACGAGCCGGGGGCGGAAATCAGTCCCCGGGATCTGCAGGCCGTCATGGATAGAATACGAGACAACCTGAAAGGTGCAACCCATCTGGTGCTCGCCGGAAGTCTTCCGCCCGGCGTTCCGGCTTCCGTCTATGCGGAACTCATTCGGGCTGCAAAGAACAGCAACATCATTACAGTGCTCGATGCTGACGGGGATGCGCTCAAGCAAGGGGTTTCCGCTGGGCCGTATGCGCTTAAGCCGAACATCCATGAGTTGGAGCAGTGGAGCGGCAAATCGCTTAAGTCCGACGAGGAGATTGTTGCGGCCGGAAGAGAAATGATTGCAAACGGAGTTTCTCTCATTCTGGTGTCGATGGGCGAGAAGGGATCGATCGCCATCAACGAAACGGAGACGTTCCGCGTCAGGCCATTCCCGATCACGATAAAAAGCTCCGTAGGAGCGGGGGACTCGATGGTTGCGGCCCTGATCTACTGCATGCTGAACGGCAAATCGCTGAAGGAAACGGCTGCGATTACGTCCGCGGCGGGAACGCTGACAGCTTCAAAGGAAGGCACTCAGGTCTGCAGTTTGTCCGAAGTATTGGAGCACGTCCATCTGGTATCGGTTCAACCGATATCAAACAATAAATAA
- a CDS encoding LutB/LldF family L-lactate oxidation iron-sulfur protein — protein sequence MSGDSKAFFERVEQALDDSQLQKAIPFTQDRLRSGRMAAVEVLGNVEEWRDLASLIRMHTIENLDSYLEQLAENVRKNGGHVHFAPKAEDAVDYVIRVAKQKAAKKVIKSKSMVSEEIHLNKHLEEAGLAVVESDLGEYIIQLAGETPSHLIAPAIHKTRGQVAELFSKVAKRELSEETEELCQFARDQLRQEFLEADIGISGCNFAVAESGSVVLISNEGNARLTTTLPKVHIAIMGMERLVPTWNELDMAVSMLTRSATGQKISVYMTGINGPRRKGDLDGPEEFHLIILDNGRSDILGSAYQEILKCIRCGACVNVCPIYRNIGGHAYGGVYSGPIGAVLSPLLEGYEKTKELPFASSLCGACSEVCPVKIPLHDLLLEHRKVEAEKGYTPMTEKLAFKAFGFTAEHPAVYEKAVKLSRPGTGLWAKDGYISKAPGLLSGWTDVRDLPQPAKQSFREWWKTHKKEGN from the coding sequence ATGAGCGGGGACAGCAAAGCATTTTTTGAACGCGTCGAGCAAGCGCTGGATGATTCTCAGCTGCAGAAAGCCATCCCTTTTACACAGGACCGTCTTCGTTCGGGGCGAATGGCCGCGGTGGAAGTGCTCGGGAATGTGGAGGAATGGAGAGATCTGGCTTCGCTAATTCGCATGCATACGATCGAAAATCTGGACAGCTATTTGGAGCAGCTTGCGGAGAATGTGCGCAAGAACGGAGGGCATGTTCATTTTGCCCCCAAGGCTGAAGATGCTGTGGATTATGTGATCCGGGTCGCCAAACAAAAAGCGGCCAAGAAAGTCATTAAATCCAAATCGATGGTGTCGGAGGAGATTCATCTCAACAAGCATTTGGAAGAAGCGGGTCTGGCAGTGGTCGAATCCGATCTGGGCGAATACATCATTCAATTGGCGGGTGAGACGCCCTCCCACTTGATTGCTCCGGCTATTCACAAAACCAGAGGGCAGGTCGCCGAGCTTTTCTCGAAGGTGGCAAAGCGGGAGCTTTCCGAGGAAACCGAGGAGCTGTGCCAATTTGCAAGAGATCAGCTGCGCCAGGAGTTTCTGGAAGCGGATATCGGCATCTCCGGCTGCAACTTTGCGGTTGCCGAGTCGGGCTCCGTCGTCTTGATCAGCAACGAGGGAAATGCCCGCTTAACGACAACCCTTCCCAAAGTGCATATTGCCATCATGGGGATGGAGCGGCTTGTCCCTACCTGGAATGAGCTGGATATGGCCGTATCCATGCTGACGCGGAGCGCTACAGGGCAGAAAATATCGGTTTATATGACCGGGATCAACGGACCGCGCCGGAAAGGGGATCTTGACGGCCCTGAAGAATTTCATTTGATCATTCTGGATAATGGCAGATCCGACATATTGGGCAGTGCTTATCAGGAAATCTTGAAATGCATTCGCTGCGGGGCTTGCGTAAACGTATGTCCGATTTACCGCAATATTGGCGGACATGCTTATGGCGGCGTATACAGCGGGCCGATCGGAGCCGTGCTTTCCCCATTATTGGAAGGATACGAAAAGACCAAGGAGCTTCCCTTTGCATCAAGTCTCTGCGGCGCCTGCTCGGAGGTGTGCCCGGTCAAAATCCCGCTGCATGATTTGCTGCTGGAGCATCGCAAGGTCGAGGCGGAAAAAGGCTATACTCCAATGACCGAAAAGCTCGCCTTTAAAGCGTTCGGCTTTACCGCGGAGCATCCTGCCGTATATGAAAAGGCGGTTAAGCTTTCCCGCCCGGGAACGGGATTATGGGCCAAGGACGGATACATTTCCAAAGCACCGGGACTCCTGTCAGGCTGGACCGATGTCAGAGACCTTCCGCAGCCGGCCAAGCAATCGTTCCGCGAGTGGTGGAAGACTCACAAGAAAGAAGGAAATTAA
- a CDS encoding HPr family phosphocarrier protein, translated as MITQTTAIRNEQGFHLRPAQMFTELANKFESEITLTVSSEDDKINPKSILNLMSLGIGKGTAVTISAEGPDEAQAVAELIAMIESGFGE; from the coding sequence ATGATTACCCAAACGACTGCCATACGAAATGAGCAAGGCTTTCACCTTAGACCTGCTCAAATGTTTACAGAATTGGCGAATAAATTTGAAAGCGAAATCACGCTTACGGTTTCAAGCGAGGACGACAAAATCAATCCGAAAAGCATTCTGAATTTAATGTCGCTCGGGATCGGCAAAGGCACAGCCGTGACGATATCCGCCGAAGGCCCGGATGAAGCGCAGGCTGTTGCCGAACTGATCGCCATGATCGAGAGCGGGTTCGGAGAATGA
- the ptsP gene encoding phosphoenolpyruvate--protein phosphotransferase has protein sequence MNERIITGIAASSGIQIGTSFHYGLHPDERVVDREAAVPETQIDEELAKLAAAKALVMGDLQAILERNQDRLDDKQKGIIIGHQGLLNDPVFTGDMETVIRKHRLTAEAAALRVMEKFVKLFESMDKDYMKERAQDIRDIGGRMLDALQGKERQTLSAMKEGAILIAHDISPSDTMEINPQSILGFVTQIGGKTSHTSILARSMGIPAIVGVGPAIKKIPHGVPIIIDGEAGICIVHPEEATMETYRAKKRTLIAESGKLEAFRRLPARTVDGATFELAANISSVQDSHQAVDGGAEGVGLFRTEFMYMNATKMPSEQEQFEVYKEIASMWDGKPVVIRTLDVGGDKKLPYLSLENEANPFLGYRAIRIGLNQPEVLRTQLRAIMRASAYGKLRIMFPMISSIEEWRQARAVVADIGHELEAECIDYDRTIQVGIMAEIPSVIQIADLFAKEVDFFSIGTNDLTQYTLAVDRMNEKVAYLYDYFHPSVLRSIQTLIRAAHAEGKRVGMCGDMAGDPLAAPVLVGFGLDECSMESAALNRMKSVIAKLNRKDCEEFAQQLLNGSTAQDIREKLKVFMS, from the coding sequence ATGAACGAACGGATCATAACCGGGATAGCGGCATCATCGGGTATTCAAATCGGAACTTCGTTTCATTACGGGCTTCATCCGGATGAACGGGTTGTGGACCGGGAAGCTGCCGTTCCCGAAACGCAAATCGATGAGGAGCTTGCGAAACTGGCTGCTGCCAAAGCGCTGGTAATGGGCGATCTGCAGGCGATATTGGAGCGGAACCAGGATCGTTTGGACGACAAGCAGAAGGGCATTATCATCGGCCATCAAGGGCTGCTAAATGATCCGGTCTTTACCGGAGATATGGAAACGGTGATCCGCAAACATCGCCTGACTGCGGAAGCGGCAGCGCTGCGGGTAATGGAGAAATTCGTCAAGCTGTTCGAGAGTATGGACAAAGATTATATGAAAGAACGGGCGCAGGATATTCGCGATATCGGGGGGCGGATGCTCGACGCGCTGCAAGGCAAGGAGCGCCAAACACTCAGCGCCATGAAAGAAGGCGCTATTCTAATCGCCCACGATATCAGTCCGTCCGATACGATGGAAATCAATCCGCAGAGTATTCTCGGATTCGTCACGCAAATTGGCGGGAAAACGTCACATACCTCGATATTGGCGCGATCAATGGGCATTCCGGCGATCGTCGGCGTAGGCCCTGCGATCAAGAAGATTCCGCACGGGGTTCCTATCATTATCGATGGCGAAGCGGGAATATGCATCGTTCACCCTGAGGAAGCGACGATGGAGACGTATCGTGCGAAAAAACGAACTTTAATCGCGGAGTCCGGCAAGCTGGAGGCGTTCCGGCGATTGCCGGCTCGTACGGTGGACGGTGCGACATTCGAGCTTGCCGCCAATATCAGCTCCGTGCAGGATTCCCATCAAGCCGTTGATGGCGGCGCCGAAGGAGTCGGGCTATTCCGCACCGAGTTTATGTACATGAACGCAACCAAGATGCCGTCGGAGCAAGAGCAATTTGAAGTGTACAAAGAAATCGCCTCGATGTGGGACGGCAAGCCCGTCGTCATCCGTACTCTTGATGTCGGCGGCGATAAGAAATTGCCGTATTTGTCTCTGGAGAATGAGGCCAATCCGTTTCTCGGCTATCGGGCAATCCGGATCGGGCTGAACCAACCGGAGGTGCTGAGAACGCAGCTTCGCGCAATTATGCGCGCCAGCGCATACGGCAAGCTAAGGATAATGTTCCCGATGATTTCTTCCATCGAGGAATGGAGGCAAGCAAGGGCTGTCGTTGCGGATATAGGCCATGAATTGGAAGCCGAATGCATCGATTATGACCGAACGATTCAAGTCGGCATTATGGCAGAAATTCCGTCTGTCATCCAGATTGCCGATCTGTTTGCCAAAGAAGTGGACTTTTTCAGCATTGGCACAAACGATTTGACGCAATACACGCTTGCCGTAGACCGGATGAACGAAAAGGTGGCATATTTGTACGATTATTTTCATCCGTCCGTGCTGCGTTCCATCCAAACTTTGATTCGCGCCGCACATGCCGAGGGCAAACGGGTCGGCATGTGCGGGGACATGGCCGGCGATCCGCTCGCCGCGCCCGTGCTTGTTGGCTTCGGGCTGGACGAATGTAGCATGGAAAGCGCGGCGCTCAACCGCATGAAGTCGGTCATAGCGAAGCTGAATCGCAAGGATTGCGAGGAATTTGCCCAGCAGCTGCTGAATGGTTCGACAGCCCAAGACATCCGGGAGAAGCTGAAAGTGTTCATGTCCTAA
- a CDS encoding DeoR/GlpR family DNA-binding transcription regulator — MFVEERKSFILEKIEQEERVDVIQLSKLMEVSESTIRRDLRELENANLLKRTHGGAVSNKIAVKQNVNVEPSFIEKEIQAQAEKKAIAKKAAELVKNGDTILLDSGTTTFYVLQELKAFSHLTVVTNAVISTAYLDHHPGIEIIFLGGTFRSSTQSMVGMFTELCLSRIRVDKCFIATNGVDHQIGLTTPNMAEAEIKRKMIACAREVILVTDSSKFGKSSFAKFADLADIDICITDTGIHEEDRKNLVDNGITIIDAEPDRNG; from the coding sequence ATGTTTGTTGAAGAACGGAAAAGCTTCATTCTTGAGAAAATTGAACAAGAAGAACGTGTAGACGTCATTCAATTAAGCAAATTGATGGAAGTGTCCGAATCCACGATCCGCAGAGATTTAAGGGAACTGGAAAACGCCAACCTGCTGAAAAGAACGCATGGCGGGGCCGTCTCGAACAAAATAGCCGTCAAACAAAACGTAAACGTCGAGCCCAGCTTTATAGAAAAGGAGATTCAAGCGCAAGCCGAGAAGAAAGCGATCGCCAAAAAAGCGGCGGAGCTGGTCAAAAACGGCGATACAATTTTGCTCGATTCCGGAACCACAACCTTCTATGTACTGCAGGAGTTGAAAGCTTTCAGTCATTTGACCGTCGTTACGAATGCCGTCATCTCGACGGCTTACTTGGATCATCACCCGGGAATTGAAATCATTTTTCTCGGCGGCACTTTCCGTTCTTCTACGCAATCGATGGTCGGAATGTTCACCGAGCTTTGCTTGAGCCGAATTCGCGTAGACAAATGCTTTATCGCGACCAATGGGGTTGACCATCAGATCGGATTGACGACGCCGAACATGGCGGAAGCCGAAATCAAGCGGAAAATGATCGCTTGCGCGCGGGAAGTCATCCTGGTCACCGATTCATCCAAATTCGGCAAGTCCAGCTTCGCCAAATTTGCCGATTTGGCGGATATCGACATTTGCATAACGGATACAGGCATTCATGAAGAAGACAGAAAAAATCTCGTCGATAACGGCATAACCATTATCGACGCGGAGCCCGATAGGAATGGATGA
- a CDS encoding PTS fructose transporter subunit IIC, which produces MGKKILAVTACPTGIAHTYMAAESLEKAAAEQRLDFKVEKRGAIGIEDELSEQEIREAHAIIIAADTDVQESRFAGKPVVKVGVSEAIKNPDRLLQEALAKQPASKSDYMQQVQQVKEQRSAQRSGFYKHLMTGVSNMLPLVVAGGLIIALSFTFGILAFKEPGSFAAALMDIGGGSAFALMVPILSGFIAFSIADRVGLAPGLVGGMMASKIGAGFLGGIIAGFLAGYVALWLRKSIKLPKNFEGLKPILIIPLLSTLFVGLMMQYVIGSPIKTIMDVLAAWLKGMSSTNAVFLGLILGAMMAFDMGGPVNKTAYTFAVGLLASNIYGPMAAVMAAGMTPPLGLFLATLLSPKKYTKEEKEAGKAASILGISFITEGAIPFAAADPLRVIPSIMVGSAITGALSMAFGATLQVPHGGIFVLPIPHAVGNLFMYTVSIVVGMVVTAIMVNFLKKNKA; this is translated from the coding sequence ATGGGGAAAAAAATATTGGCGGTAACAGCTTGCCCTACCGGAATTGCCCATACGTACATGGCCGCCGAATCGCTGGAGAAGGCTGCCGCTGAGCAAAGGCTTGATTTCAAAGTCGAAAAACGCGGCGCGATCGGGATTGAAGACGAACTGAGCGAGCAGGAAATCCGCGAAGCGCATGCGATAATTATTGCAGCCGACACGGATGTCCAAGAATCCCGCTTTGCCGGCAAGCCCGTCGTGAAGGTCGGGGTCTCCGAGGCAATTAAAAACCCGGATCGTCTGCTTCAGGAAGCTCTCGCCAAGCAACCGGCAAGCAAGTCGGACTATATGCAGCAGGTTCAGCAGGTGAAAGAACAGCGCAGCGCGCAGCGTTCCGGTTTCTACAAGCACCTGATGACCGGCGTATCGAATATGCTTCCGCTGGTTGTGGCCGGCGGTTTGATTATCGCCTTGTCGTTCACTTTTGGCATTCTGGCATTTAAGGAACCGGGCTCTTTTGCCGCTGCGCTTATGGATATCGGGGGCGGCTCGGCATTCGCTCTCATGGTTCCCATTCTGTCCGGCTTCATCGCCTTCTCCATCGCCGATCGCGTCGGTTTGGCTCCTGGTCTCGTAGGCGGAATGATGGCTTCGAAGATCGGCGCGGGATTTTTGGGCGGCATTATCGCCGGCTTCCTGGCCGGTTACGTGGCACTCTGGCTCAGAAAGTCGATCAAGCTTCCGAAAAATTTCGAGGGCTTGAAGCCGATCCTGATTATTCCGCTGCTGTCGACTTTATTTGTCGGGCTCATGATGCAATATGTCATCGGGTCGCCGATAAAAACGATTATGGATGTGTTAGCCGCTTGGCTGAAAGGCATGAGCTCGACCAATGCCGTATTCCTGGGCTTGATTCTCGGCGCGATGATGGCATTCGACATGGGCGGTCCCGTCAATAAAACGGCATATACGTTCGCTGTCGGCTTGCTGGCCAGCAACATATATGGTCCTATGGCGGCGGTGATGGCGGCCGGCATGACGCCTCCGCTCGGCTTGTTCCTGGCGACCTTGCTTAGTCCGAAGAAATATACGAAGGAAGAAAAGGAAGCGGGCAAAGCGGCATCGATTCTGGGCATATCTTTCATTACAGAGGGAGCCATCCCGTTCGCTGCGGCTGATCCGCTGCGCGTCATTCCAAGCATTATGGTCGGTTCCGCGATTACAGGCGCGCTCTCGATGGCTTTCGGCGCAACGCTGCAGGTTCCGCATGGCGGCATCTTCGTTCTGCCGATTCCGCATGCGGTTGGGAATTTGTTCATGTATACGGTATCTATCGTCGTTGGTATGGTAGTTACGGCAATTATGGTTAATTTTTTAAAGAAAAACAAAGCATAA